A single region of the Nicotiana sylvestris chromosome 6, ASM39365v2, whole genome shotgun sequence genome encodes:
- the LOC138870619 gene encoding uncharacterized protein, with amino-acid sequence MSGRQTVEASPDVVIGILTVQSHDVYALIDPGSTLSYVTPFVAMEFGIQPDHLHEPFLVSTPIGESITGARVYRGCVVMVRGRDTMADLIELGMVDFDVIMGMDWLYSCFAKLDCQTRTMRL; translated from the coding sequence atgagtggtcgccagaCTGTAGAGGCTTCGCCAGATGTTGTTATaggtattctgactgtccaatctcatgatgtgtatgcacttattgaccccggttccaccttgtcctatgttaccccttttgttgctatggaatttgggatacAACCGGATCATCTTCATGAGCCATTTTTGGTGTCTACTCCGATTGGTGAGTCAATCACGGGTGCTCGAGTCtatagaggttgtgttgtcatggtGCGTGGTAGGGATACCATGGCCGATCTTATTGAATTGgggatggtcgattttgatgtaataatgggaatggattggctttattcatgctttgccaaacttgattgtcAGACTAGAACCATGAGGCTCTAA
- the LOC138870618 gene encoding uncharacterized protein produces the protein MSGFAKYLKDLITKKRTTKIEVVNVTHRVSSINATSTIQKKEDTGIFIIPCTIGAHDFARALCDNGASINLMPLAIYKQAGLGMPRPTSMRLQMSDRSIKRPVGIVNDVLVKVGKFHLPADFVILDCAVDKEIPIILGRPFLATGRALMDSERNEIKFRINDEEVTFQASKGMKLPHEYESISVIDVVDEVEDAVEMKMEEQCLGKALAAILVEELLDVLKEHRQAIGWTTADMRGILAGICKHKIQLENETKPSVEHQ, from the exons ATGTCAGGTTTTGCTAAATATTTAAAAGACTTGATTACCAAGAAGAGAACCACCAAGAttgaagtggtgaatgtgactcacCGGGTTAGTTCCATCAATGCAACATCCACcattcaaaagaaagaagacacAGGAATTTTCATCATTCCATGTACTATTGGGGCACATGATTTTGCAAGAGCCCTTTGTGATAATGGGGCTAGCATCAACTTAATGCCTCTTGCCATTTACAAGCAAGCAGGGTTAGGTATGCCAAGGCCCACaagtatgagattgcaaatgtCTGATCGTTCCATAAAGAGACCGGTGGGAATTGTCAATGATGTCCTTGTAAAAGTGGGCAAGTTTCATTTACCCGCCGATTTTGTAATCCTTGATTGTGCAGTTGACAAAGAAATacctatcattttggggagaccatTCCTTGCCACAGGAAGAGCACTAATGGATTCGGAACGGAATGAGATCAAATTCCGTATAAATGATGAAGAGGTTACATTCCAAGCAAGCAAGGGTATGAAACTACCTCATGAATATGAAAGCATctcggtgattgatgttgttgatgaagtggaagatgcagttgaaatgaagatggaagaacaatgcctCGGTAAGGCGTTGGCGGCTATTTTG GTAGAAGAATTGTTGGATGTCTTAAAGGAGCATAGGCAAGCTATTGGGTGGACAACTGCGGACATGCGAGGGATTCTCGCCGGAATTTGCAAGCATAAGATCCAATTGGAGAATGAGACTAAACCAAGTGTGGAGCATCAATGA